The Ranitomeya imitator isolate aRanImi1 chromosome 6, aRanImi1.pri, whole genome shotgun sequence genome window below encodes:
- the YTHDF3 gene encoding YTH domain-containing family protein 3 isoform X1: MSATSVDQRPKGQGNKVAVQNGSMHQKDAVNDDDFEPYLTSQTNQSNSYPPMSDPYMPSYYAPSIGFPYSLGEAAWSTAGDPPMPYLYGQMSNGEHHYIPDGVFGQPGALGNTPPFLSQHGFNFFPGNADFSTWGTSGSQGQSTQSSAYSSSYGYPPSSLGRAIADGQAGFGSDTLSKVPGINSIEQGMTGLKIGGDMTAAVTKTVGSALTSVGMTSIAANSVPPVSSSAPKPTSWAAIARKPAKPQPKLKPKGNMGIGNSAVPPPPIKHNINIGTWDDKGAVVKAPLAQPVMPPQPVLQQPQPLTQPLPMVQNQLPQQQLQQQPQQQLGPQQGAPSHQVQQQLQNRWVAPRNRGIGFNQNNVSGNENFSLGVVPVSSSPGVEVHPVLEKLKAINNYNPKDFDWSLKNGRVFIIKSYSEDDIHRSIKYSIWCSTEHGNKRLDAAYRSLNGKGPLYLLFSVNGSGHFCGVAEMKSVVDYNAYAGVWSQDKWKGKFEVKWVFVKDVPNNQLRHIRLENNDNKPVTNSRDTQEVPLEKAKQVLKIIATFKHTTSIFDDFAHYEKRQEEEEAMRRERNRNKQ, translated from the exons AGACCTAAAGGACAGGGAAACAAAG TTGCAGTACAGAACGGTTCAATGCATCAGAAAGATGCAGTAAACGATGATGACTTTGAGCCATATCTAACCAGCCAGACGAATCAG AGTAATAGCTATCCACCAATGTCAGACCCTTACATGCCTAGTTATTATGCTCCATCCATTGGCTTTCCTTACTCTCTTGGTGAGGCAGCATGGTCTACAGCAGGAGACCCACCAATGCCGTACTTGTATGGACAGATGAGCAATGGGGAACACCACTACATACCAGATGGAGTGTTTGGTCAGCCGGGCGCTTTGGGGAACACTCCTCCTTTCCTCAGTCAGCATGGGTTTAACTTTTTTCCTGGGAATGCAGACTTCTCCACATGGGGGACAAGTGGATCTCAGGGACAATCAACTCAAAGTTCTGCATATAGCAGCAGCTACGGATACCCACCTAGTTCTCTCGGTAGAGCCATTGCGGATGGGCAAGCTGGTTTTGGCAGTGATACTTTAAGCAAGGTACCAGGGATTAACAGCATCGAGCAAGGAATGACTGGACTGAAAATTGGCGGGGACATGACTGCTGCTGTAACAAAAACTGTTGGATCAGCCTTGACAAGTGTAGGAATGACTAGTATAGCCGCAAATAGCGTGCCACCCGTTAGCAGTTCTGCACCCAAACCAACCTCTTGGGCTGCCATTGCTCGAAAGCCAGCAAAACCTCAGCCGAAACTTAAGCCCAAGGGCAATATGGGTATTGGTAACTCTGCAGTTCCTCCTCCGCCTATAAAACACAACATCAATATTGGAACTTGGGACGACAAGGGGGCCGTGGTAAAGGCCCCTCTTGCTCAGCCAGTTATGCCTCCTCAGCCTGTACTTCAGCAGCCTCAGCCATTAACTCAGCCTCTACCCATGGTGCAAAACCAACTGCCTCAACAGCAGCTTCAGCAACAGCCACAGCAGCAACTAGGACCTCAGCAGGGGGCCCCGAGCCACCAGGTGCAGCAGCAGCTTCAGAATCGCTGGGTGGCACCTAGGAATAGGGGCATAGGATTCAATCAGAACAATGTGTCTGGCAATGAGAACTTTAGCTTAGGGGTTGTGCCTGTTAGCTCCTCACCTGGTGTTGAGGTTCACCCTGTTCTGGAGAAACTGAAGGCCATAAACAACTATAATCCCAAAGACTTTGATTGGAGTCTGAAAAATGGGCGCGTGTTTATAATCAAAAGCTACTCTGAGGACGATATTCACCGTTCTATCAAGTACTCAATCTGGTGCAGTACTGAACATGGCAATAAGCGTTTGGATGCTGCTTACCGGTCCCTGAATGGTAAAGGCCCACTTTATTTACTCTTCAGCGTGAATGGGAGTGGACATTTTTGTGGTGTGGCAGAGATGAAGTCTGTTGTAGACTATAATGCCTATGCTGGAGTCTGGTCGCAAGACAAATGGAAGGGAAAGTTCGAAGTCAAATGGGTCTTTGTTAAAGACGTTCCTAATAATCAACTGCGACACATTCGTTTGGAAAACAACGATAATAAGCCTGTTACCAACTCAAGGGACACTCAAGAGGTACCCCTAGAAAAAGCCAAGCAAGTCCTTAAAATAATTGCGACTTTCAAGCATACAACCTCTATCTTTGATGACTTTGCACATTACGAGAAGCGTCAAGAAGAGGAGGAAGCCATGCGTAGG
- the YTHDF3 gene encoding YTH domain-containing family protein 3 isoform X2, whose protein sequence is MHQKDAVNDDDFEPYLTSQTNQSNSYPPMSDPYMPSYYAPSIGFPYSLGEAAWSTAGDPPMPYLYGQMSNGEHHYIPDGVFGQPGALGNTPPFLSQHGFNFFPGNADFSTWGTSGSQGQSTQSSAYSSSYGYPPSSLGRAIADGQAGFGSDTLSKVPGINSIEQGMTGLKIGGDMTAAVTKTVGSALTSVGMTSIAANSVPPVSSSAPKPTSWAAIARKPAKPQPKLKPKGNMGIGNSAVPPPPIKHNINIGTWDDKGAVVKAPLAQPVMPPQPVLQQPQPLTQPLPMVQNQLPQQQLQQQPQQQLGPQQGAPSHQVQQQLQNRWVAPRNRGIGFNQNNVSGNENFSLGVVPVSSSPGVEVHPVLEKLKAINNYNPKDFDWSLKNGRVFIIKSYSEDDIHRSIKYSIWCSTEHGNKRLDAAYRSLNGKGPLYLLFSVNGSGHFCGVAEMKSVVDYNAYAGVWSQDKWKGKFEVKWVFVKDVPNNQLRHIRLENNDNKPVTNSRDTQEVPLEKAKQVLKIIATFKHTTSIFDDFAHYEKRQEEEEAMRRERNRNKQ, encoded by the exons ATGCATCAGAAAGATGCAGTAAACGATGATGACTTTGAGCCATATCTAACCAGCCAGACGAATCAG AGTAATAGCTATCCACCAATGTCAGACCCTTACATGCCTAGTTATTATGCTCCATCCATTGGCTTTCCTTACTCTCTTGGTGAGGCAGCATGGTCTACAGCAGGAGACCCACCAATGCCGTACTTGTATGGACAGATGAGCAATGGGGAACACCACTACATACCAGATGGAGTGTTTGGTCAGCCGGGCGCTTTGGGGAACACTCCTCCTTTCCTCAGTCAGCATGGGTTTAACTTTTTTCCTGGGAATGCAGACTTCTCCACATGGGGGACAAGTGGATCTCAGGGACAATCAACTCAAAGTTCTGCATATAGCAGCAGCTACGGATACCCACCTAGTTCTCTCGGTAGAGCCATTGCGGATGGGCAAGCTGGTTTTGGCAGTGATACTTTAAGCAAGGTACCAGGGATTAACAGCATCGAGCAAGGAATGACTGGACTGAAAATTGGCGGGGACATGACTGCTGCTGTAACAAAAACTGTTGGATCAGCCTTGACAAGTGTAGGAATGACTAGTATAGCCGCAAATAGCGTGCCACCCGTTAGCAGTTCTGCACCCAAACCAACCTCTTGGGCTGCCATTGCTCGAAAGCCAGCAAAACCTCAGCCGAAACTTAAGCCCAAGGGCAATATGGGTATTGGTAACTCTGCAGTTCCTCCTCCGCCTATAAAACACAACATCAATATTGGAACTTGGGACGACAAGGGGGCCGTGGTAAAGGCCCCTCTTGCTCAGCCAGTTATGCCTCCTCAGCCTGTACTTCAGCAGCCTCAGCCATTAACTCAGCCTCTACCCATGGTGCAAAACCAACTGCCTCAACAGCAGCTTCAGCAACAGCCACAGCAGCAACTAGGACCTCAGCAGGGGGCCCCGAGCCACCAGGTGCAGCAGCAGCTTCAGAATCGCTGGGTGGCACCTAGGAATAGGGGCATAGGATTCAATCAGAACAATGTGTCTGGCAATGAGAACTTTAGCTTAGGGGTTGTGCCTGTTAGCTCCTCACCTGGTGTTGAGGTTCACCCTGTTCTGGAGAAACTGAAGGCCATAAACAACTATAATCCCAAAGACTTTGATTGGAGTCTGAAAAATGGGCGCGTGTTTATAATCAAAAGCTACTCTGAGGACGATATTCACCGTTCTATCAAGTACTCAATCTGGTGCAGTACTGAACATGGCAATAAGCGTTTGGATGCTGCTTACCGGTCCCTGAATGGTAAAGGCCCACTTTATTTACTCTTCAGCGTGAATGGGAGTGGACATTTTTGTGGTGTGGCAGAGATGAAGTCTGTTGTAGACTATAATGCCTATGCTGGAGTCTGGTCGCAAGACAAATGGAAGGGAAAGTTCGAAGTCAAATGGGTCTTTGTTAAAGACGTTCCTAATAATCAACTGCGACACATTCGTTTGGAAAACAACGATAATAAGCCTGTTACCAACTCAAGGGACACTCAAGAGGTACCCCTAGAAAAAGCCAAGCAAGTCCTTAAAATAATTGCGACTTTCAAGCATACAACCTCTATCTTTGATGACTTTGCACATTACGAGAAGCGTCAAGAAGAGGAGGAAGCCATGCGTAGG